The DNA region GAGAGAAGCAAAATACATTCTTCTAGACCAGTGGCGAACAAACATTAAGAGGTTGCATGCTAGCAGTAACCAGATGGCGGGTTGAGACTTGTTTTCCCAGTCCTTTGCTCGAGTGTGGGAAATAGCTTGTCAGTTGTTTACGACTTGAAATTAGTGACTGAAGAAATCTGTTTACACGAAACGCTTATGCTCAACTGTTAAGGAGTGGGCAATCACGCTGGAAGGGCCATAGTCCATCAGATGGAAACAGTTTCAGTTGGCATGAGTCGTGGTCAATGGATACGGAAGTCTAATATTAGCTCGGCCACATTACTTGGTATCCTTCATATCTATAAGGAGGTAACTGTTAGCTTTCTGGAAATAGTCAAGACTAAGAAGAATAGATCACAACCTTGATATTTCTTCCGCACTAACATTACAGCTTTATTTTGTAGATTGTACAAAAGTTCTTGTTCATTAGAATATAAAAGTTCATAGAATTGTTGAAGATATTGTAGCAGCTATGCATGTCAATTAGGACATTTGTACAGAATTTTTCTTTGGATGCCGAATAAAACATGCATAAAAAAATTGCATTTACCACAGAAATAATGTCAACTGTTTTATTAGCTCATTCTTGTTAAATTCCAGGCACATATGTGATACATGAATGTCGCTCAATCTGCACTTGTTGACATGCTATAACCGGGAACCTTGGCGAGTTTTCTCCGATACAAGATCAATCGTACCCGCTCGACCTCTTTCCATAAACCTCTACTGGCATATATATTAGACAAAACTACGTATGCCCCAACATTCCAAGGCTCTAATTCTTGCAAATGCTCAGCCACCCACTCCCCCATCTTCACATTCTCATGTTTCTCACAGGCACCCATCAGGCACCCCCAGACGACCGAGTTTGCCTTCATTGGCATCTCCTCCTCGACCATCTTTCTCGCTTCCTCAAGCAATCCCACTCTGCCAAGAAGATCCACCATGCATCCGTAATGCTGCAAGTGGGGCTTTATCCCATATGTATTTTTCATCATGTCGAAGTAAAATCTTCCGTCTTGCACATTCCCGCCATGAACACATGCACTGAGTACCCCAACAAAGGTCACGTGATTTGGTCTCACTCCTGCCTCTCTCATGCACCGAAAGCATTCGAGCGCTTCATTCACATGCCCGTGCATTGCATAACCCACGATCATAGACGTCCATGATGAAACATTCCGTTGCTCCATCCTTGAAAACACCCTATAAGCCAAGTCCATTCTCCCGCATTTCCCGTACATGTCTATAAGCGAATTCAACATCATCAAGGAGGTATTCAATTTCAATTTATCGACGTTTTTCGCTGCTTGGTAAACGCATTTATGCAATTGAAGAGCCAAGCCCAGGTCACTCAAACTTCCGCAAGCGGAAGTGACACTCACCATGGTCACATCATCCGGCAAGAATCCACACTTCCTTAGCTGGATGAAGGTGTCGATGGCCTCCTTGGCATGGCCGCCTTGGGAAAGGCCTCCGATGATGGCATTCCAAGAACCCAACTTTCTGTCAGGGTTTTGGTCGAACAGGTTGCGTGCATTTTCAAATTCTCCTGCCTTggaatataaattaataaaccCACTCTCGCAGAACTCGTTGGTGTCGAGGCCGAGCCTGATGGCAAGGGAATGAAGCTGCCTGCCGATATGGACAGCAAAACGCTGACAGAGGGCTTTTAGAACAATGGGGAGGGTGTAGCAATCAGGCAAAACGCCGGCACGAGACATGGCAACGTAGACAAAGAGAGCCTTGGTGGGAGCATCTCGTCGAGCGTAGGATCGTATAATATTGTTCCAGTAGAATGGGGCCGGGTAGAAGCGCAGCATGTGGGTTCTGATAACATGTGCGTAAATTTGATTCAGTTGTCGTAAGGTGGTGCAATTTGACAACTGGGTTGCTGTTACATTTGCTGGGTCGTCCTGGCTGCTATCCAAATTTACAGAGGGAGTTACAGCGGAGAAGCAGATGAGGAGGGTCTTTTGGTTGAGAAGATGGTTTGAAATGGAAAGGTGCTTGTTCTTGTTGGGTATTTGAAAAATGCTGCAACTCCTCCTAATCATCTCAAACAACAAAACACCAACAAAGTTGTAATGAGGAGGAGGTCATGTGCCACTCTTTACTGAACCATCAAGGGCAAGGGCAGTCTTTGCCAAACCATCAAACGCAAAGGGCCGCACCAacataatttttctttgttgggaGTTTAGTGGCTGGATTGAATCAAAACATAATCGAAACTGCTATAACTTGTAGGAACGACAATCGAACACAAGTAAAAAAGGCGAACACACTGTCCTTATCAATTTGACACAATGACGTGCGAGAAGGAAGATCGAAGATGTTGACCATTCAAAGGGGGGAGTTAGGCTCTCATGTGTATAGGGTCATTAATATATAAATGAGAGACAGTAGTTAAAAACAGAGTCATTAACCATCACGGTTTTTAGGCGATGCGTATTTGTACAAAAATCGTAAAATTTATTTGCTTTCATCTTCACCTCAACATGAGGTTTTCAAAACTCACTTCTTGTTTATATTCTTGTAGATGAAGCCCCGTTTTGGCAATGTTTAGGGCTCACTTcaatttttattcatttatgtTTTCGACTTAAATATtctatttaaaatatatttgtggctcaataaatggtaaaatcgcttttgccactcagtactacggtctggtggtattcctctttacttggagtgaaaggtcttaggttcaaatatCGTGGATgacaaatttgataccaaattaggctgctcattgtgtggcttagccgaactcccctctccttaatgtaaaaatattgatgtactcaaaaaaatataataatgctAAAATCGCTTTCAGTTGCCTCATAATGTTACTCTTAATCTTGACGgaaaatattagccaaaaatttaaaaaaaaaaaaagcattttttctcaacaaaaaaaacgTAGGCTAAGCATCACTATTTCTAGGTGATTTTGCAAATTTGTACAAAAATCATTGTAAAATTTATTTGCTTTCACCTTCACCGCAATGTGAGGTTCTCAATTTCATGTAAGACTTTTTATTGATATTCTTATAGATGGCAGTCCCATTTTGGCTATGTTTGGATCACACTACTATTTTTgtctatttatttttagttttcggcATAAATATTCTATTTAAAatacatttgttgctcaataaatgcTAAAACCACTTTCAATTGCCTTATAAAGTTACTCTTAATCATGAGGGAAAgtatttagcaaaaataaaaaacaattaattttttgggaaaacgaaTCAAAATAgcatgaaaactttgagttttaatgataaggacaaaataaagggtaaaatgaatagtaccatgattgactttttaatgtaaaaatgtgattttttgttaaaatgaacaatacttggagttttcgttaaaattcccttcatttttctaaaaaaaacatGGGCACGTTTTGCAATAAAGGCATCACCATTGGACAAGGAGAAAGGACATCTTTTGAATGAGATGCTCTTCTTGAAGCAGCTGATCATAACACATTTCACCGCCTCTTAGTATAaaaaaatatcgtttgttaaaaataaaaaaacagttaTAAAAAAaccacttagtattatggtctagtaatattccattttatttgtaagtgagaggtcttaggttcgattctcactaaCGGCGactttgaaccacattattgctagtccattgtgaggctttgCACCTTATAAAGTTCTCCTCAATGCTCACAAAAAATATTTCacgcaaataaaaaaatgtgcatttttcacaaaaaaacgtGGGTCAACACTCATGGTTTTCAGTCGGTTTTGCAAATTCGTATATAAATCATTgttcaatctatttattttcacatttgCCTCCctgtgaagttttgaaaatcaaGATGAGACTTTTCGTTGAGATTCTTGAGTGTAGAACCACATTTGACAATGTTCTGGGCCTCACCATTATATTTTTcacatatattttttaagttttcggcttaaatattctactaaatatacattttttgCTCAATAAATTGAAAATCAACTTCCAAatagtttataaaattttccttaatgTTTGTGGAAaatattttgcaaaaataaaaatttgcatttttttacCATAAAAACGTGGGTTAACATTCACGATTTTTAGTTGATTTTGCAAAATTCTTACATAAATCATCattcaatctatttatttttaccATCGCCTCACcgtgaaattttgaaaattaaagtaaGATTTTCCATTGAGATTCTTGAGGGTGGAACcccatttgacaatgttttggtcctcactattgtatttttcacttattttttttgttttcgacTTAAATATTTTACTAAGtatacatttgttgctcaataaaaCCACTTACAAACACCTTATAAGGTTATCCTTAATACTCATGGAACATATTTcgcgaaaataaaaaatttgtaattTCCCTAAAGTAACGTGGGTTAACACTCACGGTTTTCAGTCGGTTTtgcaaattcgtacataaatcacgattcaatctatttattttcaccttcatCTTactgtgaagttttgaaaattaaggtgaGACTTTCCGTTGAGATTCTTGAATGTGGAACCCTATTTGACAATGTTTTGGgcctcactactatattttttcatttattttttttttatttttgacttaaatattctactaaatatacatttttcGGTCAATAAATCGTAAATCTGCTTCCAAATACTTTATAAagctgtgaacacggaaaattcctgaaacgaaagagacaagaacaacgtgcacaaacaaatatttgtatttgataattttgggttacaatctctctcaattttgatcctctgattcgatctccgtaaggtgttgatttggtgggtgtttcgttgatccaagggccgtcgaggcttaatcttggatgaacagttggaagtttcttcaaagggccgtgggcttaatctttgaaggtggatttgagcggatcttcaagggcttttgggcttgatcttgaagaaacagtgatgaacagatcttcaagtgcttttaggcttaatcttgaagaacggttggatgtgtggatttgtcgacgtttgttgatccaaagggccgttggggcttgatcttggaagaacgatgaacgaagaacactttcttcaagggccgtcggggcttgatcttgaaggtggatgattgttgatccaaagggccgttggggcttgatcttggatgaacggatgatgaacgatggtgctttcttcaagggccgtcggggcttgatcttgaaagagtgatggacgaagaacgaagaacgaagagagctttcttgattcttcgggaacctggatgcttgagagcttcggagtttcagagcttcagagcttcaaggtgtaatatgaattggttcccccccaaatgaatgaaatgggcttgtatttatagaattttccaaggcctaattttgaatataatacccagatgaaataagtcgtttctgccaggtgttgacacgtgtcctatttgatgacttttccaactcatttcaattttcgttgagtcacacgctacgtgtaaaatttatgtaatacatgagcgttgacactttgatttatcggtcaacatttatttaccgaaatttcgatgtctacaaatgcccccacttcaaggcacgtcgtatacatgtgcttgtcacgtgtaggagatgcgttttgaagtcccttactgtagatgtcgatccaagggtcgtcgaggcttgatcttgaattgggcttgagatttcttcaagggctgttgaggcttgttcttgaacttttgtttgaaatttcttcaagggtcgtcgaggcttgatcttgaaggttgaaattggaccacaaggagcttcatgtggtagatgatctttggctttggtagtggatgaatcggcacgtattttgtcgcgcttgttgactttccacagctttgatcttgaactgggttgaaggattttctggattcctccaattgttgattttccacagcttattcttgaacgaggttttgattcaagggtggtagacacttaatcttgaattggacttgtgatttcctcaagggccgtcgaggcttgatcttgaatttggctggaaacttcttcaagggccgttgaggcttgattcttgaaggctgactcgaacacatggcaagcaggcacgaggtgaaggtgacgacttgttgctttgttcaatctttctaattcacacctgagcagtttggtcaacggtatgatcttcaagattgatgggctcttcttccagttggtgacttggtctttaaggatttgattcaagggtggtgaatcggcacgtgcagcccacaacgcctagtaagtcaacccaagaatttgagggtcaaaacgagttcaccgtcatcaggcagatgcggcatcttctcgagttcttcatctcagactctttctgctgagttgactgtgcatgctgcattcttctctgcttgtttcttcaggcagatgtggcagcttctcgagttcatcagttcggactccttctgctgagttgaccgtgcag from Malus domestica chromosome 01, GDT2T_hap1 includes:
- the LOC103426506 gene encoding pentatricopeptide repeat-containing protein At1g77170, mitochondrial, encoding MIRRSCSIFQIPNKNKHLSISNHLLNQKTLLICFSAVTPSVNLDSSQDDPANVTATQLSNCTTLRQLNQIYAHVIRTHMLRFYPAPFYWNNIIRSYARRDAPTKALFVYVAMSRAGVLPDCYTLPIVLKALCQRFAVHIGRQLHSLAIRLGLDTNEFCESGFINLYSKAGEFENARNLFDQNPDRKLGSWNAIIGGLSQGGHAKEAIDTFIQLRKCGFLPDDVTMVSVTSACGSLSDLGLALQLHKCVYQAAKNVDKLKLNTSLMMLNSLIDMYGKCGRMDLAYRVFSRMEQRNVSSWTSMIVGYAMHGHVNEALECFRCMREAGVRPNHVTFVGVLSACVHGGNVQDGRFYFDMMKNTYGIKPHLQHYGCMVDLLGRVGLLEEARKMVEEEMPMKANSVVWGCLMGACEKHENVKMGEWVAEHLQELEPWNVGAYVVLSNIYASRGLWKEVERVRLILYRRKLAKVPGYSMSTSAD